A window of Spirochaetota bacterium genomic DNA:
TTACAACATATTATAAACCCCAAAAAAATAAATGTCAATTTTTAATCAAAATTTAGTTTTAATTAAATCCTAACACCCTTCAACTACCACCATCCGTCAGAATATCTATTTCATTTCGGTAACCAGGATCACATTGATCAGCAATATCATTTTGTTGTTGATAATAAATTCTGGATTTCTTATAGTTGAAGGATAGTTTTAAGGGAGGTTTTACATTATCTGTCCCAGATACAGCATTGTCTGTATTCGATCTATCGATAATCCACATTATAGATAGGGGTGATAGATATGGCAAGGTTAACAGAAACAACAAAGCGCGAGTTTTCCAAGAGGCTTTTGGATATTCTCAACTCAAATGCCGCTGCGCTTCAGGATGCGGGGGTTGACATTAAACCCAAATCTGATGAGTTGAGCGGGCTTATTGACGACGCATTCTCCGCAGAGGAGAAACAATTGAAGGCTCAAACTGAGGCGAGAAGGGCCACTGAGACTTCACAGATGGCCACTTCAGAGGCATATCAGAAGGCCTCGGACATAGTAGAGTTGATAATCGGCGCCTTGGGGAAGAAGGACGCCCTTTCTAGGAGGCTCAGAAATCTGCGCAATGAAATAGGGAGGGAACCCTCCAGGGGGATCAGGGGATCAGGGGAATAGGATTTTTCATAGGGCTGTTATTCGCCTCTTCCGCTGAATCACCCGGACACATGGGATTCCGGTTATCCCCAGAGGGATAGCCATCCGGACACAGGGGAAAGCGGATATCCCCAGGGGGATAGCCATCCGGATAGGTAAAGATATTTAGAATGCGTGTTGAGAATAGCGGCAGGAGCGATATGAGGGTTGGCACGATAATCGAACCGAGAAGGATTGCGGAGGCATTCCTTAGCTCAGATGACGAGCGGTCGCTTACCACGGAGGCTAAAAGGCTGGTGAAGGCGGGGGCGGATCACATTGAGATAAACGGGGAGGCCATTGCCGCCCTTCCCCGTCCATTTCAGAAAAAATTCAGCCAGGAGGCATCAGTCGGGTTGAGGGGGCTTCACGAGGATGATGGAGTCTCCTTCTCTGTGCATCTTCCCTTTCTTGGAGGGGTCAACTTCACTACCAGCATTGACCCCATTCGAAGGGCATCCATTGAGGTTGTTAAACACATTGTTGATCAGTGCTCTCCCTTAGCCCCGGTTAATTATATACTCCACATTTCCGGACTGCTTGAGGAGTTAGCTGAGCTTGGGGTTCGCGGGGACGCCGTTTCCGCGGCATATCTTGATTATGCCGCAGAGAGCTTGGCTCAGATAACCGAGTTTATACCAGCCGGGAAGCTATGCATCGAAAATCTCGAATATATATCCTTTAGTAAAATATACCCGCTGGTAAAAGAATTCAACGCGCGCGTCTGCATGGATGTGGGGCATATTCTGCTTCGAAATGAAGAAATAGAGGATTTTATCCAAAATTACGGATGCCGCGTCAGCCATGTCCACATGCATGATGTGTCAAAGAGACGATATGAGAGGCGTGTCACGGTTATTGATGATCATAAGGAACTCGGTTCCGGAATAATTGACCTTGATGCCATAATCCGCATGTTGAGGGAACTGGACTTCCGTGGCCCCGTTGTCCTGGAAATATACGGCACTGATCCTGTAAATTCTATCAGCATTTTGAAAAATTCTATTAATAGATCGATGGAAGGATAGTCGCATAGACGAGAGCCAATGGATGCAACTAACGTTATGAGGCATCTAATCGCCATCG
This region includes:
- the cbiR gene encoding cobamide remodeling phosphodiesterase CbiR — its product is MKAGADHIEINGEAIAALPRPFQKKFSQEASVGLRGLHEDDGVSFSVHLPFLGGVNFTTSIDPIRRASIEVVKHIVDQCSPLAPVNYILHISGLLEELAELGVRGDAVSAAYLDYAAESLAQITEFIPAGKLCIENLEYISFSKIYPLVKEFNARVCMDVGHILLRNEEIEDFIQNYGCRVSHVHMHDVSKRRYERRVTVIDDHKELGSGIIDLDAIIRMLRELDFRGPVVLEIYGTDPVNSISILKNSINRSMEG